The following coding sequences are from one Thamnophis elegans isolate rThaEle1 chromosome 5, rThaEle1.pri, whole genome shotgun sequence window:
- the TMEM81 gene encoding LOW QUALITY PROTEIN: transmembrane protein 81 (The sequence of the model RefSeq protein was modified relative to this genomic sequence to represent the inferred CDS: substituted 1 base at 1 genomic stop codon), translated as MAEAYFIVKLLLAFAFXQPVSMASIGTITIPVKMRTATARISISSTSCSVTCGMGYKVEETCQIGPNGERRYCDIQKVECLTNWLCGMLHFTILVGKPFEFQCLSSTEIGPESNSFSCSWRIARGIITTDDVLFKPFKTAGFVIKLSPAKEYDAGTYRCDVQFMRSYKIVKRIYFGIRVIPGHLVDLNFDKSLTLDQHLEGEKEENQQNATGVPVQNQQHLWRRRTLFVFSIGIGSGVVGGILLHNIFYYLVKVPNNYGYVEE; from the coding sequence ATGGCAGAAGCCTATTTTATTGTTAAATTGTTGTTAGCATTTGCTTTCTGACAACCTGTTTCCATGGCTTCTATTGGAACAATTACTATTCCCGTCAAAATGAGAACTGCTACTGCCAGAATTTCAATCAGTTCCACCAGCTGCAGCGTGACCTGTGGCATGGGTTACAAAGTTGAAGAAACATGTCAGATTGGGCCTAATGGTGAAAGGAGGTACTGTGATATTCAGAAAGTGGAGTGCTTGACCAACTGGCTCTGTGGGATGCTCCATTTCACTATTCTTGTAGGTAAGCCTTTTGAATTCCAGTGCTTGTCCTCTACTGAAATTGGCCCTGAAAGTAACAGCTTCAGTTGTTCATGGAGGATAGCCAGAGGTATcattaccactgatgatgttctctTTAAACCATTCAAGACTGCTGGCTTTGTCATTAAGCTTTCCCCAGCCAAAGAATACGATGCAGGGACATACAGGTGTGACGTGCAGTTCATGAGAAGCTATAAGATTGTCAAAAGAATCTACTTTGGAATTCGTGTGATCCCTGGTCACTTGGTGGATCTGAACTTTGACAAATCCTTGACTCTGGATCAGCACttggaaggtgagaaggaagaaaACCAGCAGAATGCCACTGGTGTTCCTGTCCAGAACCAGCAGCACCTTTGGCGCCGAAGAACTCTCTTTGTATTTTCAATAGGCATTGGAAGTGGTGTAGTAGGAGGAATCTTGTTGCACAACATTTTCTACTATTTAGTGAAAGTTCCCAATAATTATGGATATGTGgaagaataa